One Oryza sativa Japonica Group chromosome 8, ASM3414082v1 DNA window includes the following coding sequences:
- the LOC9272132 gene encoding lectin isoform X4 has translation MRDRDQDGTTKFYLSIVPLVNRYTTRTGWCNSICHKFFFPQDAGNSSHDNNSSKAAKQANATAARLRSAMAMAGNHRSSQLHLLLLFCCTTTLRAAALSFDYDFSADAAKNLVFMGDAAHAGDRINLTNLGVWRAGRVAHRQLVRLWDDDVGGGRTTTTSFTTAFSFAIGRNSTNQPADGMAFFVGLPRDNLPPHSDGAFFGLLSNNYFGPYGSPRTVGVEFDTFSNPMWDPEGTVDHVGIDVNTVTSKNTTAMPTLSLLAGVMRAEVSYDAAAARMAVTLRTLDGMSYSVEAAVDLRAAGLPQDAAVGFSAATGDLVESHQLLSWSFNSSTGGAGTFN, from the exons ATGCGTGACCGTGACCAGGACGGCACAACGAAATTCTATTTGTCAATCGTCCCATTAGTCAATCGCTATACGACACGTACAGGCTGGTGTAATTCCATTTGCCACAAATTCTTTTTCCCCCAAGACGCGGGAAATTCTTCCCATGATAATAACAGCAGCAAAGCCGCAAAGCAAGCCAACGCCACGGCAGCTCGGCTCCGATCGGCTATGGCCATGGCCGGCAATCACCGAAGCTCACAGCTAcacctccttctcctcttctGCTGCACCACCACCCTACGCGCCGCGGCGCTCTCCTTTGACTACGATTTCTCCGCGGACGCCGCGAAGAACTTGGTGTTCATGGGAGACGCGGCCCACGCCGGCGACCGGATCAACCTCACGAACCTGGGCGTCTGGAGAGCCGGGCGCGTGGCGCACCGGCAGCTCGTGCGGCTCTgggacgacgacgtcggcggcgggaggacgacCACCACCAGCTTCACCACCGCCTTCTCCTTCGCCATCGGCCGCAACTCCACGAACCAGCCGGCGGACGGCATGGCCTTCTTCGTCGGGCTTCCCCGCGACAACCTGCCGCCGCACTCGGACGGCGCGTTCTTCGGGCTTCTGTCCAACAACTACTTCGGCCCCTACGGCTCGCCGCGGACCGTCGGCGTCGAGTTCGACACCTTCAGCAACCCGATGTGGGACCCCGAGGGCACCGTCGATCACGTCGGCATCGACGTCAACACCGTCACGTCCAAGAACACCACCGCGATGCCGACGTtgagcctcctcgccggcgtcatgcGGGCCGAGGTCAG ttACGACGCCGCCGCAGCGAGGATGGCGGTCACCCTCCGCACGCTCGACGGGATGAGCTACagcgtcgaggcggcggtggacctGAGAGCCGCCGGCTTGCCGCAGGACGCGGCCGTGGGGTTCTCGGCGGCCACCGGAGACCTTGTCGAGTCGCACCAGCTCCTCTCTTGGTCGTTCAACTCAAGCACAG gtggggccggcaCTTTTAATTAA
- the LOC9272132 gene encoding lectin isoform X3: MRDRDQDGTTKFYLSIVPLVNRYTTRTGWCNSICHKFFFPQDAGNSSHDNNSSKAAKQANATAARLRSAMAMAGNHRSSQLHLLLLFCCTTTLRAAALSFDYDFSADAAKNLVFMGDAAHAGDRINLTNLGVWRAGRVAHRQLVRLWDDDVGGGRTTTTSFTTAFSFAIGRNSTNQPADGMAFFVGLPRDNLPPHSDGAFFGLLSNNYFGPYGSPRTVGVEFDTFSNPMWDPEGTVDHVGIDVNTVTSKNTTAMPTLSLLAGVMRAEVSYDAAAARMAVTLRTLDGMSYSVEAAVDLRAAGLPQDAAVGFSAATGDLVESHQLLSWSFNSSTDFLINRTHAS; the protein is encoded by the exons ATGCGTGACCGTGACCAGGACGGCACAACGAAATTCTATTTGTCAATCGTCCCATTAGTCAATCGCTATACGACACGTACAGGCTGGTGTAATTCCATTTGCCACAAATTCTTTTTCCCCCAAGACGCGGGAAATTCTTCCCATGATAATAACAGCAGCAAAGCCGCAAAGCAAGCCAACGCCACGGCAGCTCGGCTCCGATCGGCTATGGCCATGGCCGGCAATCACCGAAGCTCACAGCTAcacctccttctcctcttctGCTGCACCACCACCCTACGCGCCGCGGCGCTCTCCTTTGACTACGATTTCTCCGCGGACGCCGCGAAGAACTTGGTGTTCATGGGAGACGCGGCCCACGCCGGCGACCGGATCAACCTCACGAACCTGGGCGTCTGGAGAGCCGGGCGCGTGGCGCACCGGCAGCTCGTGCGGCTCTgggacgacgacgtcggcggcgggaggacgacCACCACCAGCTTCACCACCGCCTTCTCCTTCGCCATCGGCCGCAACTCCACGAACCAGCCGGCGGACGGCATGGCCTTCTTCGTCGGGCTTCCCCGCGACAACCTGCCGCCGCACTCGGACGGCGCGTTCTTCGGGCTTCTGTCCAACAACTACTTCGGCCCCTACGGCTCGCCGCGGACCGTCGGCGTCGAGTTCGACACCTTCAGCAACCCGATGTGGGACCCCGAGGGCACCGTCGATCACGTCGGCATCGACGTCAACACCGTCACGTCCAAGAACACCACCGCGATGCCGACGTtgagcctcctcgccggcgtcatgcGGGCCGAGGTCAG ttACGACGCCGCCGCAGCGAGGATGGCGGTCACCCTCCGCACGCTCGACGGGATGAGCTACagcgtcgaggcggcggtggacctGAGAGCCGCCGGCTTGCCGCAGGACGCGGCCGTGGGGTTCTCGGCGGCCACCGGAGACCTTGTCGAGTCGCACCAGCTCCTCTCTTGGTCGTTCAACTCAAGCACAG ATTTTCTAATCAACCGGACCCACGCGTCATAG